In Eubacteriales bacterium, a single window of DNA contains:
- a CDS encoding CdaR family protein: protein MLKNNWVLKGAAIIFAVLIWSYVMSETNPYYSVTIKDIPIRIENASTIEQNGYAIIGGIEGLDTTVDITVEVRRSDYQKVTEDNIMPVIDLSVISGTGTYQVPVSVTTQYGNVEAIIEPYVEVNIDEKISRTIPVTYELSGGDSDSYYYGEPTLDSDTIVISGARVDIEKAEQGIVTINLDDVTSDINKSMPVDVYDSEGNILDNVYIKDTFPSVVVNMEVLPKKSVYINAMDSISGTELLADGYEVKGVTVTPSQVEIAGPQDILDTIDEAYLETIYINRTDKDFTVSASVKEIDGVKIVKNGDVTVVVHIGKIES from the coding sequence ATGTTAAAAAATAATTGGGTATTAAAAGGTGCAGCGATAATATTTGCAGTGCTCATCTGGAGCTATGTAATGAGCGAGACAAATCCTTATTATAGTGTAACTATAAAAGATATTCCTATAAGGATAGAGAATGCTTCAACCATAGAACAAAATGGGTACGCTATTATAGGAGGCATTGAGGGCCTTGATACAACTGTAGATATAACTGTAGAAGTAAGGCGCAGCGATTATCAGAAGGTAACGGAAGATAATATTATGCCTGTTATAGATTTATCTGTAATAAGCGGAACAGGTACTTATCAGGTGCCTGTATCGGTTACTACGCAATACGGGAATGTAGAAGCCATAATCGAACCATATGTTGAAGTAAATATAGATGAAAAGATAAGCAGGACGATACCTGTAACATATGAATTATCCGGCGGCGATTCGGATAGCTATTATTATGGAGAACCAACACTAGACAGCGATACTATTGTAATATCCGGTGCTCGTGTAGATATAGAAAAAGCGGAACAAGGCATCGTAACTATTAATTTAGACGATGTAACCAGCGATATAAATAAGAGTATGCCTGTAGATGTTTATGATTCTGAAGGGAACATTTTAGACAACGTCTATATTAAAGATACTTTCCCATCTGTCGTTGTAAACATGGAGGTACTGCCTAAAAAATCGGTTTATATTAATGCAATGGATTCTATTTCAGGAACGGAGCTTTTAGCCGATGGATACGAGGTTAAGGGTGTTACTGTAACTCCCTCTCAAGTGGAGATAGCAGGGCCGCAGGATATTTTAGATACGATTGATGAAGCGTATTTAGAGACGATATATATAAATCGTACTGATAAAGACTTTACGGTAAGTGCGTCAGTAAAGGAAATAGACGGAGTAAAGATAGTTAAGAACGGAGATGTAACAGTCGTAGTACATATAGGCAAGATAGAAAGCTAG
- a CDS encoding ABC transporter ATP-binding protein gives MLRIENLEKTYKGGKKAVDGLSLTVEAGDIFGFIGHNGAGKTTTIKSIVGILDFEKGDIFVDGKSIKKDPIECKKAIAYIPDNTDIYDYLTGIQYLNFVGDVFEISKYERETLIKKYADMFELTSSLGDLISAYSHGMKQKLLVISALIHKPKLLILDEPFVGLDPKATYTLKTIMKELCQEGSAIFFSTHVLEVAEKICNKIAIIKNGKLVIAGETKKVRGEESLEDVFLELIEDE, from the coding sequence GTGTTAAGAATTGAAAACCTTGAGAAAACCTACAAGGGTGGGAAAAAAGCTGTAGATGGCCTTAGCTTGACTGTTGAAGCAGGGGATATTTTTGGTTTTATAGGCCACAACGGCGCTGGTAAAACGACGACGATAAAATCGATCGTCGGTATTTTGGATTTTGAAAAGGGAGATATATTTGTAGATGGGAAATCCATAAAAAAAGACCCGATCGAATGCAAAAAAGCGATTGCCTATATTCCGGATAATACAGATATTTATGATTATCTAACAGGTATTCAATATTTAAACTTCGTCGGCGATGTATTTGAGATCTCCAAGTATGAAAGAGAAACGCTCATTAAAAAGTATGCAGACATGTTTGAGTTGACTTCCTCTCTAGGGGATCTTATTTCTGCTTATTCACATGGAATGAAGCAAAAGCTTCTGGTAATATCTGCACTTATACATAAGCCGAAGCTGCTTATACTTGATGAACCGTTTGTCGGGCTGGACCCTAAAGCTACATATACGTTAAAGACAATAATGAAAGAGCTGTGCCAAGAGGGAAGCGCTATATTCTTTTCAACGCATGTTCTCGAAGTGGCTGAAAAGATATGCAACAAAATAGCTATCATAAAGAACGGAAAACTCGTCATAGCCGGGGAAACGAAAAAGGTTAGGGGCGAAGAAAGTTTAGAAGATGTATTTTTGGAGCTTATAGAAGATGAGTAA
- a CDS encoding ATP-binding protein: protein MNKITIFVGNYGSGKTEIALNAAFKLKDQGKDVILADIDIVNPYFRSSEHKELLNEKGIRVIMPPGANSNVDLPSLPVDIYAVFDSGSYVVMDCGGDPAGATALGALKHKIDAVKSDVKLYFVLNARRPLQGSIDETLEMLNSIEYVSHLKVDGIINNTNLADETSVEDLIYGQEVAIGLSEKTGIPISYISGESTVLEEFKRRFPEYTDKLMPINIYMRPYWQKE from the coding sequence ATGAATAAAATAACGATATTTGTCGGTAACTATGGCAGCGGAAAAACGGAGATAGCGTTAAACGCTGCATTTAAATTAAAGGATCAGGGGAAAGACGTTATTTTAGCTGACATTGATATAGTAAACCCGTATTTTCGTTCTTCTGAACACAAAGAACTCTTGAATGAAAAGGGCATAAGGGTCATAATGCCGCCGGGAGCTAATTCAAATGTGGATTTGCCATCTTTGCCAGTCGATATTTACGCTGTATTTGATAGCGGAAGCTATGTAGTTATGGATTGCGGGGGAGACCCGGCAGGGGCCACTGCGCTTGGTGCGCTGAAACATAAGATAGATGCTGTTAAAAGCGATGTTAAGCTATACTTTGTTTTAAACGCAAGGCGGCCGCTTCAGGGCAGCATAGACGAAACGCTTGAGATGCTTAATTCTATCGAATACGTTTCGCATTTAAAAGTTGACGGAATAATTAACAATACGAATTTAGCAGACGAGACATCTGTTGAAGATTTGATTTACGGCCAGGAAGTAGCTATTGGTTTAAGTGAGAAAACCGGTATCCCTATAAGTTACATTTCCGGGGAAAGTACTGTTTTGGAGGAATTTAAAAGACGTTTTCCCGAGTATACAGATAAACTGATGCCGATAAATATATACATGCGGCCATATTGGCAAAAAGAATAG
- a CDS encoding NfeD family protein, protein MDLFAVISIPAVICFLIGIGLLFVEMFVPGFGIAGVSGIILLVVSILLQAQSLLEGLILFLAIGILVTILALIFYRSATKGAIAKTDIVLKNEINSNSNIPFSFEKGITGKTLTTLRPAGSAIFNGIKVDVLTDGEYIAAGTTVAVSQIEGNRVFVTEVKD, encoded by the coding sequence ATGGATCTATTTGCTGTTATAAGTATCCCAGCAGTGATTTGCTTTTTAATTGGTATTGGGCTTTTATTTGTTGAAATGTTCGTCCCAGGTTTTGGTATTGCCGGAGTTTCGGGCATAATACTATTAGTAGTTTCTATACTCTTGCAGGCACAGAGCCTATTAGAAGGCCTGATTCTATTTTTAGCAATAGGGATTTTAGTAACTATCTTGGCACTTATCTTTTATCGCAGCGCCACAAAAGGCGCTATAGCAAAAACCGATATAGTGCTTAAAAACGAAATCAATTCCAACTCAAATATTCCTTTTTCTTTTGAAAAAGGAATAACAGGGAAAACTTTAACTACCCTTCGCCCGGCTGGAAGTGCGATATTTAATGGAATCAAAGTAGACGTTTTAACAGACGGCGAATACATAGCAGCAGGTACAACAGTAGCCGTTTCACAGATAGAAGGTAACAGGGTGTTTGTCACAGAAGTTAAAGACTAA
- the cdaA gene encoding diadenylate cyclase CdaA, which produces MIKNSLALVSIRDIIDIIIVAAVIYGILKITSKTRAMQVLKGLGILFIVSRISEWLSLQTLTWLLNNVINAGALVVVILFQPELRRALERIGRGKLFYVNGEVLESAEHCVEAVSKALLNLSKVKIGAIIVFEQKVGLKDVIETGTILNAQISGELIENIFQPNTPLHDGAVIIRGTTLVAAGCFLPLSDNKKLEKDLGTRHRAALGISEVSDSTTIIVSEETGILSMAYDGKLTRYMDSKQLKEVLEDIFFRKNMAKSVPINIKKKVKKA; this is translated from the coding sequence ATGATAAAAAATAGTCTTGCGCTTGTAAGCATACGTGACATAATAGATATCATTATAGTCGCGGCTGTTATTTATGGCATTTTAAAGATTACCAGCAAGACACGCGCTATGCAGGTTTTAAAAGGGCTTGGCATACTGTTTATAGTATCAAGAATTAGTGAATGGCTCAGTTTACAAACACTTACATGGCTTTTAAATAACGTAATAAACGCCGGGGCGCTTGTAGTAGTAATTTTGTTCCAGCCGGAACTAAGGCGTGCGCTTGAGCGTATCGGAAGAGGAAAGCTATTTTATGTAAACGGTGAGGTGCTGGAATCTGCCGAGCACTGTGTAGAGGCCGTGTCAAAAGCCCTGCTTAATTTGTCTAAAGTAAAAATAGGGGCGATAATCGTCTTTGAACAAAAAGTTGGCTTAAAAGATGTGATTGAAACAGGAACTATTTTAAATGCACAGATATCAGGGGAGCTTATTGAAAATATATTCCAGCCAAATACCCCGCTTCATGATGGGGCTGTTATAATCCGTGGGACAACCTTAGTTGCAGCAGGATGTTTCCTGCCGTTAAGCGATAACAAGAAACTCGAAAAGGATTTGGGGACAAGGCATAGAGCTGCACTTGGCATCTCGGAAGTATCAGACAGTACAACCATTATAGTCTCTGAAGAAACAGGAATACTATCTATGGCATACGACGGGAAGTTAACACGTTATATGGATTCAAAGCAATTAAAAGAAGTTTTAGAAGATATATTTTTCAGAAAAAATATGGCTAAGTCTGTTCCTATCAACATAAAGAAGAAGGTGAAGAAGGCTTAA
- the rplL gene encoding 50S ribosomal protein L7/L12: protein MDKAKFIEEIKNMTVLELAEIVKALEEEFGVSAAAPVAVAAPAAGGAAPAAEEKSEFDVVLKEVGAEKIKVIKVVREITGLGLKEAKDLVDGAPQKVKEGVSKEDADKLVAQFKEVGATIELQ, encoded by the coding sequence ATGGATAAAGCAAAATTTATCGAAGAAATAAAAAACATGACAGTTTTAGAATTAGCTGAAATAGTTAAGGCTTTGGAAGAGGAATTTGGCGTAAGCGCTGCTGCTCCTGTAGCTGTAGCTGCTCCTGCTGCTGGCGGTGCTGCTCCTGCTGCTGAAGAAAAGAGCGAGTTTGATGTAGTATTAAAAGAAGTAGGCGCTGAAAAGATTAAAGTTATCAAAGTTGTCCGTGAAATTACCGGCCTTGGATTAAAAGAAGCTAAGGATTTGGTCGACGGAGCTCCTCAGAAAGTTAAAGAGGGCGTTTCCAAGGAAGACGCTGATAAGCTTGTTGCACAGTTTAAAGAAGTTGGAGCAACAATCGAACTTCAGTAA
- a CDS encoding DUF3006 domain-containing protein, which produces MGSSLHITKKGVIDRFEGENAVVLVGDERILLDRSKLPVNAREGSHLLFLKKGISIDKESETKAREKVKSLSDELFE; this is translated from the coding sequence ATGGGTAGTTCTTTACATATAACTAAAAAAGGAGTTATAGACAGATTTGAAGGTGAGAATGCAGTAGTACTTGTAGGCGATGAACGTATCCTTTTAGACCGCTCAAAGCTTCCGGTAAATGCCAGGGAAGGATCTCATCTTTTGTTCTTAAAAAAAGGCATATCCATAGACAAAGAAAGTGAAACTAAGGCTCGCGAAAAAGTTAAATCTCTTTCAGATGAGCTTTTTGAATAA
- a CDS encoding undecaprenyldiphospho-muramoylpentapeptide beta-N-acetylglucosaminyltransferase, with product MIKRIVMTGGGSAGHVMPNIALMPILKKHNYDICYIGSKNGIEKEIIKKEGIPYYEISTGKLRRYLSLKNVTDPFRILKGYFSSIKILKELKPQVIFSKGGFVSVPVVFAASHLKIPVVLHECDYTPGLANKLTIPKAKTVCVSFKDTLKYISGNKAVYTGTPVRPSILTGDKKAGLDFLDFKDNKPILLIMGGSLGAHAINTVVDSILLKLISSFNVVHIRGKNNLNNELKNIEGYRQFEYINEELSDIFAATDIMISRAGANAVFEILALRIPALLIPLPKSASRGDQILNAKYFSKNVYSSILFQEDLTEKSLLSKINALYHKKEKYIKNMRSATKNLAEEKIVEQILKAIE from the coding sequence ATGATAAAACGAATAGTGATGACCGGCGGCGGCAGCGCAGGGCACGTTATGCCAAACATAGCATTAATGCCGATACTTAAAAAGCATAATTACGACATATGTTATATCGGCTCTAAAAACGGCATTGAGAAGGAAATAATAAAAAAGGAAGGTATTCCCTACTATGAAATCAGTACGGGTAAATTAAGAAGATATTTGAGCCTTAAAAATGTAACAGATCCGTTCCGTATATTAAAAGGATACTTTTCTTCAATCAAGATACTAAAAGAATTAAAACCGCAGGTAATCTTTTCCAAAGGCGGCTTTGTTTCCGTTCCCGTCGTTTTTGCCGCAAGCCATTTAAAGATACCGGTTGTACTGCACGAATGCGATTATACGCCGGGGCTGGCAAATAAGCTTACTATACCAAAGGCAAAAACCGTATGCGTTTCTTTTAAAGATACTTTAAAATATATATCCGGCAATAAAGCTGTTTATACTGGCACGCCGGTCAGGCCTTCTATTTTAACGGGAGATAAAAAAGCCGGCCTTGATTTCCTTGATTTTAAAGATAATAAACCAATTTTATTAATAATGGGCGGAAGTTTGGGAGCACACGCAATAAACACCGTTGTAGACAGTATTTTGCTTAAATTAATATCTTCTTTCAACGTAGTCCACATACGCGGCAAGAATAATTTAAACAACGAATTAAAAAATATAGAAGGCTACCGCCAGTTTGAATATATAAACGAAGAACTAAGCGATATATTTGCCGCAACGGATATAATGATATCGCGTGCGGGGGCAAATGCAGTCTTTGAAATACTGGCATTGCGTATCCCTGCGCTTTTAATCCCGCTACCAAAATCTGCAAGCCGCGGAGACCAGATACTCAATGCAAAGTATTTTTCTAAAAATGTCTATTCTTCTATTTTGTTTCAAGAAGATCTAACCGAAAAAAGCCTTTTAAGCAAAATAAACGCCCTTTATCACAAAAAAGAAAAATATATAAAAAATATGAGATCCGCGACCAAGAATTTAGCAGAAGAGAAAATAGTTGAGCAGATTCTAAAAGCTATCGAATAA
- a CDS encoding GDSL-type esterase/lipase family protein — protein sequence MKRIMVYGDANCWGFSPSEDTQGQRYDEKNRWPSIMRSMLGMDFEIIEENMCGRTTVFNDPFNENKNGLKTMDFCLMSHSPLDLIIIMLGTSDLKCFYNANPIIITRGLSLICDKILAFGDGQNGKPPKILVISPVEIEKDIKNSAFGYEYDNTASKYSKELKQYYNQLSSEYDIEFLAASDHVRASDEDSIHLTPQGQRDLAAAVASKVKEIFNLKSDSDDVSV from the coding sequence ATGAAACGGATCATGGTATATGGAGACGCAAACTGCTGGGGATTTTCACCATCTGAGGATACGCAGGGGCAGCGTTACGATGAAAAGAACCGCTGGCCGTCTATAATGAGAAGCATGCTTGGAATGGACTTTGAAATAATCGAAGAAAATATGTGCGGAAGGACAACAGTCTTTAACGATCCTTTTAATGAAAACAAGAATGGACTAAAGACTATGGATTTTTGCCTTATGTCACATAGCCCGCTTGACCTGATAATAATAATGCTCGGAACAAGCGATTTAAAATGTTTTTATAATGCTAACCCCATAATTATAACCAGGGGATTAAGCTTAATATGTGATAAGATTTTAGCTTTTGGAGACGGCCAAAACGGCAAACCTCCCAAGATTTTAGTTATTTCTCCTGTTGAAATAGAAAAGGATATAAAAAATTCCGCCTTTGGTTACGAGTATGACAACACTGCATCTAAATATTCAAAGGAGTTAAAGCAATACTATAACCAGCTATCTAGCGAATACGATATCGAGTTTTTGGCAGCTTCCGACCATGTACGTGCAAGCGACGAAGACTCTATTCATTTAACGCCTCAGGGGCAAAGGGATTTGGCAGCAGCTGTCGCTTCTAAAGTTAAGGAGATATTTAATTTAAAATCTGATTCTGATGATGTAAGTGTATGA
- a CDS encoding cysteine synthase family protein, with amino-acid sequence MKVYDTILDTIGNTPLVRINNVIKKDGVEVYAKLEGFNPTGSIKDRIALKMIEQAEEEGVLTKGKTIIEPTSGNTGIGLAMIGALKGYNVEIVMSEAVSKERKDMIKAFGGSITLTSAKEGTDGAIRLARKKVSEFPDKYFMPDQFSNRFNKLAHYSTTAEEIIADTDGKVTHFVSAIGTSGTIMGIGTRLKELRPDIKVVCAHPVKGHYIQGLKNMEEAIVPSIYNPELIDETIMIDTEEAFEMVRKVVRQEGIFCGMSSGAAALAAYKVSEKIDNGVIVCIFPDRGEKYLSTNLFTGKN; translated from the coding sequence GTGAAAGTCTACGATACAATTTTAGATACAATCGGGAATACGCCGCTTGTTAGGATAAATAATGTCATAAAAAAGGACGGCGTAGAAGTATATGCAAAGCTTGAAGGCTTCAACCCGACAGGCAGCATAAAAGACAGAATAGCACTTAAGATGATTGAGCAAGCCGAGGAAGAAGGCGTTTTAACCAAGGGCAAGACAATAATAGAGCCAACATCCGGTAATACGGGGATAGGCCTTGCTATGATAGGCGCGCTAAAAGGTTATAATGTAGAAATAGTTATGAGCGAGGCAGTATCAAAAGAACGCAAGGACATGATAAAGGCATTCGGCGGGAGTATAACTTTAACTTCTGCAAAAGAAGGCACAGACGGAGCAATTCGCCTTGCCAGAAAGAAAGTTTCGGAGTTTCCGGATAAATATTTTATGCCAGACCAGTTTTCTAATCGCTTTAACAAACTTGCGCACTACAGTACTACGGCAGAAGAGATAATCGCCGATACAGACGGTAAAGTTACACATTTCGTATCTGCTATCGGTACATCTGGAACTATAATGGGTATTGGTACGCGTTTAAAGGAACTGCGGCCGGACATCAAAGTTGTCTGCGCACATCCGGTTAAAGGGCACTATATCCAGGGACTTAAAAATATGGAAGAAGCGATAGTCCCAAGTATATATAACCCTGAACTTATCGATGAAACTATTATGATAGATACGGAAGAGGCTTTTGAAATGGTCAGGAAGGTCGTCCGTCAGGAAGGGATTTTCTGCGGGATGTCATCTGGAGCGGCGGCTCTTGCGGCATATAAAGTTTCAGAGAAAATAGATAACGGCGTTATAGTCTGCATATTCCCGGACAGGGGAGAAAAGTATTTAAGCACAAATCTTTTTACCGGGAAAAATTAA
- a CDS encoding FAD-dependent monooxygenase yields the protein MPIIVKEIKLPLDSDDNSLLKAAAKKLSIDSNRISRFRILKQSVDARKKTNVHFSYTLYVYLKNAKEEEGMPGFEMESLTDAQALPTGENELHERPIIVGAGPCGIFCASLLSEYGFKPIVIERGSEMAKRESQFNDLKESGKFLPESNVCFGEGGAGTFSDGKLTTRIKDKRVLSVLEKLVKAGAPKEITYLAHPHVGTENIRKAIVHLRRQAIKAGAEFRFDTKLKAIKADANQSVSSVILEDKNAKSTENTKLLIAALGSSARDTIYMLYDSGIFIQKKPFAIGVRIEHKRELIDKVQYGEFFSNPRLGAAEYRLSKTFNGRGVYTFCMCPGGEVINSSCEEMAVSVNGMSHFARDMENSNSAVVVTVNEEDMDKSPLSGIELTRKWEKVCFDMAKGYGAPASRLEDFLIGRAGKHFGAIKPSIKPYAKLSNVSECLPDFITHSLCQGIKAFGKSFRGFDDGDAVLTAIESKTSSPVRILRGEDYQSVSLKGFFPAGEGAGYAGGIVSAAVDGLKIAEYIIRNYKPCY from the coding sequence ATGCCGATAATAGTGAAAGAAATAAAACTGCCGCTTGACAGTGATGATAATTCGCTGTTAAAAGCGGCGGCTAAAAAATTAAGTATAGATTCAAACCGTATAAGCCGCTTTAGAATTTTAAAACAATCTGTTGATGCCAGAAAGAAAACTAATGTGCATTTTAGTTATACGCTTTACGTTTATTTAAAGAACGCAAAAGAAGAGGAAGGCATGCCCGGGTTTGAGATGGAATCTTTAACTGATGCACAGGCTTTGCCTACCGGTGAAAACGAGCTGCATGAACGCCCTATTATAGTTGGGGCGGGGCCATGTGGCATTTTTTGCGCCAGTTTATTGTCTGAGTATGGGTTTAAACCCATAGTAATCGAGCGCGGAAGTGAAATGGCTAAGCGTGAAAGCCAGTTTAACGACCTAAAGGAAAGCGGTAAATTTCTACCTGAAAGCAACGTATGTTTCGGAGAAGGCGGTGCAGGTACGTTTTCCGATGGAAAGCTTACAACAAGAATAAAAGACAAGCGCGTTTTAAGTGTGCTAGAGAAATTAGTTAAGGCAGGCGCACCAAAAGAAATAACATATTTGGCACACCCGCATGTGGGCACGGAAAACATAAGAAAAGCTATCGTACATTTAAGGCGGCAAGCCATTAAAGCCGGGGCAGAGTTTAGGTTTGACACCAAATTAAAAGCTATAAAAGCAGATGCTAATCAAAGTGTATCTTCAGTTATATTAGAAGATAAAAACGCAAAAAGCACTGAAAACACCAAACTTTTAATAGCAGCTTTAGGCTCAAGTGCCAGGGATACTATATACATGCTTTATGACAGCGGGATTTTCATACAGAAAAAGCCGTTTGCAATTGGAGTTAGGATAGAGCACAAAAGGGAATTAATAGATAAAGTACAATATGGGGAGTTTTTTTCAAACCCCAGGCTTGGCGCGGCTGAATATAGATTATCCAAGACCTTTAATGGCAGGGGCGTATATACATTTTGCATGTGCCCGGGTGGAGAAGTCATAAATTCGTCTTGCGAAGAGATGGCAGTTTCAGTAAATGGCATGAGCCACTTTGCGCGGGACATGGAAAACTCTAACAGCGCAGTCGTAGTTACTGTAAATGAAGAAGATATGGACAAAAGTCCTCTTAGCGGTATAGAGCTTACGCGCAAGTGGGAAAAAGTGTGTTTTGATATGGCAAAAGGTTACGGCGCTCCGGCAAGCAGGCTGGAAGACTTCTTGATTGGCAGGGCAGGAAAGCATTTTGGGGCGATAAAGCCTAGCATCAAACCATATGCCAAGTTATCTAACGTAAGTGAATGTCTGCCGGATTTTATAACGCATTCGCTTTGCCAGGGAATAAAAGCCTTTGGAAAAAGCTTTCGCGGCTTTGACGACGGCGATGCAGTTTTAACTGCTATAGAAAGCAAAACTTCTTCGCCTGTGCGTATACTTAGAGGAGAAGATTACCAATCTGTAAGCTTAAAAGGGTTTTTCCCGGCAGGTGAAGGTGCAGGTTATGCAGGTGGGATAGTTTCGGCTGCGGTAGACGGCTTAAAGATAGCTGAATATATAATAAGAAATTATAAACCCTGTTATTAG
- a CDS encoding TetR/AcrR family transcriptional regulator — protein MNKKAQKILETTVKLFIRDGIKKITMDDIAKYSKSSKVTVYKYFVDKDTLFLEVSKYIFFNYTERLKSIITSHDMLIKKLYRFLDVISDFSDSKELELCRELSGYNNIIEAEYETYLQTYRHTLLTLINYGIENGLIKGNMDTEIIYRYIDMGVVYYQQCAEYRKIINNDSGFKKRFMLFYISNIFVDGEKILSAI, from the coding sequence ATGAACAAGAAGGCTCAAAAGATTCTGGAAACAACGGTAAAGCTGTTTATTAGGGATGGTATAAAAAAAATAACTATGGATGATATTGCAAAATATTCAAAATCATCAAAAGTAACAGTATATAAGTATTTTGTTGATAAGGACACCTTGTTCCTCGAAGTTAGCAAGTATATTTTTTTTAACTATACTGAAAGACTGAAAAGTATTATAACATCACATGATATGCTTATTAAAAAGCTATATCGCTTTTTAGATGTTATCAGCGATTTCTCCGACAGCAAGGAGTTAGAATTATGCAGAGAGCTTTCAGGATACAACAATATTATTGAAGCTGAATATGAGACGTATCTTCAAACATATAGGCATACACTGTTGACACTGATTAACTATGGAATAGAAAACGGTCTCATTAAAGGCAATATGGACACAGAGATAATTTATCGTTACATCGATATGGGGGTGGTATATTATCAACAATGTGCTGAGTATCGAAAAATTATAAATAACGATAGCGGATTCAAAAAGCGATTTATGTTATTTTATATCAGCAATATTTTCGTTGATGGAGAAAAAATACTATCGGCTATATAA
- the floA gene encoding flotillin-like protein FloA (flotillin-like protein involved in membrane lipid rafts): MNDASSLLIIIGIIVAAIILLSIFFSFVPIRLWISALASGVKVKIFSLVGMRLRKIPPSKIVIPLIKATKGGLKLNQNDLEAHFLAGGNVDRVSDALIAAQKAAIPLDFKKATAIDLAGRDVLQAIRMSVNPKVIETPIVAAIAKDGIELRAKARVTVRTNINRLIGGAGEETIIARVGEGIVTTVGSSGTHKEVLENPDRISKTVLSKGLDAGTAFEILSIDIADVDVGRNIGAQLQIDQSEADKKIAQAKAEERRAMAVATEQEMKARVQEMKAKVVEADANVPIAMAEALRAGKLGVLDYYNMKNVIADTNMRESISGNVTDSDKKDK; encoded by the coding sequence ATGAATGATGCCAGTTCACTATTAATTATCATTGGAATTATTGTCGCTGCAATAATACTTCTTTCAATCTTCTTTAGTTTTGTACCAATAAGGCTTTGGATCTCTGCTCTTGCTTCGGGCGTTAAAGTTAAGATCTTTAGTTTAGTGGGTATGAGGCTTAGAAAAATTCCGCCTTCTAAAATAGTTATACCTTTGATAAAAGCAACAAAAGGCGGCTTAAAGTTAAATCAAAACGATTTAGAAGCACACTTTCTCGCAGGCGGTAATGTAGACCGTGTTTCAGATGCGCTCATTGCAGCCCAAAAGGCAGCAATACCTCTTGATTTTAAAAAGGCCACAGCAATAGACCTAGCCGGCCGCGATGTACTCCAGGCAATACGTATGAGCGTAAACCCAAAAGTCATTGAGACCCCTATAGTTGCTGCTATTGCAAAAGACGGCATAGAGCTTCGTGCAAAAGCCCGTGTAACTGTTAGAACGAATATTAACAGGCTTATCGGCGGCGCAGGCGAAGAGACCATTATCGCCCGTGTAGGCGAAGGTATCGTTACAACTGTCGGTTCTTCCGGCACACATAAAGAAGTTCTGGAAAATCCGGATAGGATTTCAAAGACCGTTTTAAGCAAGGGCCTTGATGCCGGAACCGCATTTGAAATACTTTCAATCGACATAGCCGATGTAGATGTCGGCAGAAATATCGGTGCACAGTTACAGATAGACCAGTCTGAAGCTGACAAGAAAATAGCCCAGGCAAAAGCTGAAGAGCGCCGTGCAATGGCAGTTGCTACGGAACAAGAAATGAAAGCTAGAGTCCAGGAAATGAAAGCAAAAGTTGTGGAAGCAGATGCAAACGTTCCTATCGCTATGGCCGAAGCATTGAGAGCCGGAAAATTAGGTGTTCTTGATTATTACAACATGAAAAACGTAATCGCAGATACTAATATGAGGGAATCTATTTCCGGAAATGTGACCGATTCGGATAAAAAAGATAAGTAA